The following nucleotide sequence is from Mangifera indica cultivar Alphonso chromosome 17, CATAS_Mindica_2.1, whole genome shotgun sequence.
TCGATCTCTCCCATTGAGATTTGGTGACTATTGGATTCGCATTAAATAGTAATTCAATTGAGAGATCATTAGAATTTATTAACTTAGTTTTTATACAATCAGGGGACATGTTCTTTGATCCTCACGAAAAATGAGATTGACAGTGTTACAAAAATAAGCAAGAGCAGAATATCTTTTGCACAGCCAGGACCAAACTAAAAGGTGACAACAAGATAAAGATAAAGGGATGactttataaaaagaaaaaaagaaactctAAAAGAGTTGCACTAAAAGGATCATTTTATTAtacatggtggatttttccaccacatgttTTGACTTTAGCCATTTCATAATGGGAATGCATTAATGACCTTTggaaattttggtttgaaaatgcTATATGCTTGTCTGGAGGGACGAccaagatttgtataaatagccCCACCTCCTCACTTCATTTTCACTTCATTTTATACATACATTCTTCTTCCCCTCATCCGATTGTATAGAAAATTGctttctcaatttcttctcaCTTTCATTCTCATTCATCTTCTTTATTTCAATTCCTCCctcatttctttatcttttatattagttaaattaatttcataacacatttttatttttaaatattaaatatatttaaaatgagtttaatatgattaatcaAAAAGACATTTATGCCCTTTTTTACCAGAAGAAAACTTTGGAAGTAATTGTTTATGGTTGGCACTTTCGATTTATAGTAGAGAGACCTGTAGAATTTATTAACTTGGTTTTTCTTTGATCGTTACgaaaaatgaaaacaacaaAATGATCTCTAAATACCTATAACAAACAAACtgtgtaatatattttttagacaaTTAATCGGCTCGATCACTAGTTAAATAATCTGAAAATCAACTGAGTTTCATCAACTTTTTCATCGGTTAACgtttagattataaataaaaactttgaatatatgaattatttgctaatttttgcttaaaatagTATTGGATATGGGTATCAATGAATCTAAAACACAAGAGataaacacaaaattttcactatatttataaaaaaaaaaaaaagcaaatctGATTTTCCATCATGCCTACACGATTACTTTCGAACCCAGTAAATTAATTAGGATATATATactaggaagaaaaaaaaagggtaaaatgggcATTATATCAAAGGAATCTTATTCATATGTAAAAGACGATAGCGTTACTTAAATGTATTGCTTcacttttaactttgaaatgcTCACCTAAAAGTGTTTTAGAAGAATGGATCCAAGGCAGGAATTATGTTTCTTGGCCTGGATCATTCTTCTCAAACACTTTCACCATCTCTTCCAAAGTCCTTCCTTTGGTCTCaggcaaaaagaaataaaaatatacatcaGCTACCACCATGATTCCCGAAAGCACCAAAAACATCCCCCCGAAACTGATAGCCTCTGAAATGGACAGAAAAGACATCGCCACCGCCCCGCTCACCAACCGGTTCACCGATATTGCCAAGGCCGAAGCCTGTGCTCGTATCCTCGATGGAAATATCTCTGAAGAGTAAACCCAAGTTATAGGCCCAAGTCCTatggaaaagaaagaaacatctGCACAAACAGCAATTATGGAAACTACAATAGCCCACATGGGCTTATGGTTAGAGCTTTCAATGACCTTCGAGGCTCCGCCCAATACGGCCAATGACACAGCCATTCCGGTGGTGCCGATGAACAAAAGCGGCCGCCGTCCAAAACGGTCCAAAAATATAGCTGAAATTAATACAAACACAGTCTTGGATAATCCCATAATCACGTTTACACCAAACAGAGTTTTCTTGCTATGAATCCCTGCACCTTTGAACACCTGAGGAGTGTAGTAGATTACAGCATCATTGCCTGATGcttgcataaaaaaatttataccaaTCGCCGCCACAAGCATCCGGCGAACGGCGGGGGTTGGTCTGAGAATCTCCATCCAGACCCCTTTTGTATTGTTGTTTTTAGATTCTTCATGGGCTTTTACAATTTCTGCAAGTCTCAGCTCAGATTCATGAGAACTTTGAGAAGTTTTAATCAAAACCGCCTTCGCCTCCTCGATTCTATCTTTACTCACAAGCCAACGGGGGGATTCCGGCATGATGATAACCCCGGCGGCGATGATAACAGAAGGCACAGCGGCGATTCCGAGCATTAATCTCCAGTTGATGTTTGGAGAGAGACCCGAAAAGATATAGTTGGAGATGTAACCAAGGAGAATGCCCATCACAATGAAGAACTCAGGAAGAGAAGCAAGGAAACCCCGTTTAGAAGGGGGGGCAATTTCAGATGTATAAACGGGGGCAATCATTAGGGCATAGCCAACAGCAATGCCAGCAAGAAGACGGCCGGCTAAAAGAAGCCCATAATTTGGTGCTAGTCCCATTACAATTGCACCCACTAAAAACGTCATTGCTGCAAGAACAATAGTGTATCGTCTACCTATCAAATCTGAGGTTTTCCCAGAAAGCAATGATCCTATAAGTGAACATACATTCAAACTACCCACTAAAATTTCTACCTTCACCGAATTGATTTTCATGGCATCTTTTATATAAAGAGCCGCCCCACTCATCACTCCAATATCTGCAAATACACCACTTgatcaatcaatcaaaattcaCATATTCATAAGacgattaaaaaaatgttaatagaGTTATCCGGGGTGTTGAATTGATAGAACAACAAAACTTACCGTAGCCTAAAAGGACAGAATTTGTAGAGGCCAAAAGAGAGCAGAGGAGGACGTACTTGTTGAAACCAGATTTTCGAGGGGGCTTTTGAGAATCGAGTTCAATGGACTCCACCTCCATTTCACGTTGGAGACGAATTACTTTGAAGAAGGAAAGTGGGATTTGAGAGAGAGTGGTGGATTGGATTAGTATCAATTGCAGATGGGTGGCTTGATATAAGGGATGAAGAACACGTTCATTCTAACAGCATGACTATCTTCCCACCCAATCACATAGAACTTGTTTCAAGTACGCAGTTTTATTGCAAAGTAATGAAGCGGCTGCCttctaaagttttattttttccgCAATATTATGTTAccataattttttccatataaTTTAGGGATATtggtaatatattatatgattaaataatattttatttttaatttaaaataatctatttataacatataattcataacatatattttatatggttaaattatatacttaaaaatatataaatataattttatgatattttttatacattacATTGATCATGTTGCTTTTTCAGCCACATCCAAATTACTTTCTTATCTAGCTTTCCATACACAAGTGGCTTATCTTAATTTTTGCCATATAAAGCATGTCATATCGTATACTGTGGTCCTTATGCTGTTTGATTTTCAAGAATTACAAGGACATATTCCTTGGAGATGCGTTTAAGGTTAAAATATTTTGCCACTggtttttaggttttaatagATTACGACTCCATTATCTTTATCACTCTCAAATCTTGAAAGATTGATGACAATTTCACCCCCATCTAACTCCACAAACTTTGATCTACACAGGTGATTGGCTCGACTCAACAATACCATTCTCACAAACGTTCTGTAATGGCCTTGTTTATTACCATCGGAAATCTCTCATTTGACTGTAGTTGATGGACATTAGTGACATCCCTATCGAAGTCCGAATGGTCTGTCATAatacatgaaaatataaaatcatttaaatttgaacatcTTTCCAGGCATGTCATGCAAATGTATTAATATATGCAGAACAACAACATTCCAATTCAAagagtaaattttattttcttgtatccCTAACTTAAAAATAAGAACCTTTCCTAATAAATCCATCTCTTTACTAGCAATTTCCTCTCTGATTTCAATCGATGTTGTCTTCAAAGAGTAACTGAATCTCTTCCAAGCTTTTGCCTTTTGTTTCAGGTagaaagaaatagaagaaaattgtACCCACTACCAAAATTCCTGAAAGTACAAAGAACATTCCTCCAAATGTTATCTCCCTTGATATGCTTAGAAATGTCATAGCCACTATCCCACTCACCAACCGGTTGACCGAAATCACTAGGCTTGAACCTTGGGCCCGAAACCTCGTCGGAAAAATCTCTGATGAGTAGACCCATGTAATGGGCCCAAGCCCGATCGAAAAGAACGAAACATCAGCGCAAACAGCTACCACACACAAAGCAATAGCCCATTCTGGAGTACCATTTGACCTCCCAAGATACTTTGTGCCAAAGCCCAGTAAGGCTGAAGAAATGGCCATCCCACCAGAGCCCAAGAGTAATAAAGGCCGCCTGCCGAATTTGTCAGAGTAAAATGCCGATACAAGAACAAAGGAAGCCTTGGCAATTCCCATGATCACTGTAACAGCTACAAGCTGCTTTCTGCTGTTAATTCCGGCATCCCTGAAGACTTCCGGGCTGTAATAAACGACAGCGTCGTTCCCGGAAGCTTGCATGAAGAAGTTAACTCCGATGGCGGCGATGAGAATCCTCCGAAGGGGTCTAGAAGGCCTTAGCAATAACTCTTTCCAAACTTCTTGACCTTGCCAATTCTTTGAAGAAGATGCAGGTTCAACAGTTTTCATCATTTCACTTAGTCTGAATTCAGCTTCCTCTTCCGAGTTTGAAGTTTTCATCAGGACCTGTTTTGCTTCCCCAAACCGGCCTTTCATGATGAGCCATGGAGGGGACTCTGGCATCGCCATCACACCCAAAGCAACAACAATTGAAGGCAATGCCGCCAGCCCGAGCATGAGTCTCCAGTTTATATTTTCCGGAAGGCTTGATAAAGCATAGTTGGAGATGTAACCTAGTAGAATTCCGATGGTGATGAAGACCTCCGGGAGGGAAGAGAGGAAACCTCTTGTTGAGGAGGGAGATATCTCCGCCGTATAAACTGGAGCAATCATGAGAGAGTAGCCAACTCCGATGCCGGCCACTAATCTTCCAGCCATAAGGAAGGAGAAAGATGGTGCAAATCCCATCAGCAATGCACCTATCAGGAATGCTGTTGCTGCTAGAACAACGGTGTATCGCCTCCCTATACAATCAGAAGTCTTGCCGGCGGCAAGTGAACCCACCAATGAACATAAATTTAGGGAACCCACCAAGATCTCAACTTGGGTTGATGTGATCTTCAAATTGTCCCTGATGTAAAGCACTGCGCCACTCATTACCCCAATATCTGCAGAttgaatctttaaaaattatatcaaatctgACAGGAAAATTCAAAGGAATGCTGCAAATAGAAGataaaaaagcaaataaaactCACCATAACCCAACAGAATAGAGTTTGTGGAGGCCAAAATGGCAGCTGCAAGCGCATATTTATTGAAACGAGCCTTTCTACCACACTTTCTCCGCTTCTCGTTTCGAGGCACAAGGGGTGAAGCCTCCGTGGGCGGTGTTTCTTCATTTCCTGTCTCTGAATCAGGAAGTAGCCGGTAGTAGCAGCGCTTTTCTGGATCTCCAGCAGAATTGAATTGCATGATAggaaagattaaaatttacacCAAAAGGCTACGTAAAAACATCGAATTCAGaataaagaaaacagaaaatgtTGAGGCGTGTGGTGGACACGAAATTATTGAGGGTAAGGGCTTTATAGTCGTCCAGAAGAATGGCAAAGTCTTATTTTCTTGATTAAAGCATCTTTCTGAAAAAGTGAGAAAACCAGGCAGGGCCTGCTAAATGCAGAAGGATATAAATGGACATACCAGCACAGCATGAGTTCATTTTTCCTAAATAAACATGTATAcctattttcttatttatttaaccATCTATACACGACAAAACTTACCCACTAAATCATGAGACCCAGGTGGGTTTTAATTTGGCTTTTACCACATTAATTATATTGCCATCTGGAGGGAAGGCAAGTGGCAATTTTTTCAAGCTACAAAATCTTATTTGATtaggatatttttcttttcacaattaatcacattaaatgaataaaattataaatttaatattttataaaattagaataattacttttatgtttgaacttttttatcattaatattattttttaccgttagaaataataataaattaaatcggGTCAAATTTAATAGGTTAAATCCATGGGTTCattggttaattttttattaaaaatatattttgattaaaaaaaattttaaatcattctTTTCTAAATCATTATCGATAATAAGTCGTATCAACCTGACCTACAGATTTTTTGTCTAAGCTTACGGCCGAAACCTGACCACTACAATAATAGGCTGAACTTTCCTATCCTAAACTTGTTTTCCAGACTTCGGATTGGTCTAATCTAATTGACATCTCTATTTCGGCAAACTTTCTTTTAAGCCTGCTTTGGTCTGATCCCACTAATATTTCTTAAACATTAGGTCCAAGCTGCTTCTGTCTCTCACTGGCCCCTCATTTTCAGGGAGGTAAAAGGTAGACTCTTCTGGTATAACAATTATGCCTGTTCATAAGTTATattgagattattattattgttaatgtCTCAATCTGtcaaaatcatctaatatgAACGCAAGTATCAAAAAGAATATTCTCTGTGAATCGAAAACTTTCTGTGAATGCTTTGCAAGATCATTCAGTCTCGTTTATTGAATCCGGATAAAAACCCTATAGGACTAATACAACAAAAGACAAGGAAATACAATTG
It contains:
- the LOC123200200 gene encoding polyol transporter 5-like, encoding MEVESIELDSQKPPRKSGFNKYVLLCSLLASTNSVLLGYDIGVMSGAALYIKDAMKINSVKVEILVGSLNVCSLIGSLLSGKTSDLIGRRYTIVLAAMTFLVGAIVMGLAPNYGLLLAGRLLAGIAVGYALMIAPVYTSEIAPPSKRGFLASLPEFFIVMGILLGYISNYIFSGLSPNINWRLMLGIAAVPSVIIAAGVIIMPESPRWLVSKDRIEEAKAVLIKTSQSSHESELRLAEIVKAHEESKNNNTKGVWMEILRPTPAVRRMLVAAIGINFFMQASGNDAVIYYTPQVFKGAGIHSKKTLFGVNVIMGLSKTVFVLISAIFLDRFGRRPLLFIGTTGMAVSLAVLGGASKVIESSNHKPMWAIVVSIIAVCADVSFFSIGLGPITWVYSSEIFPSRIRAQASALAISVNRLVSGAVAMSFLSISEAISFGGMFLVLSGIMVVADVYFYFFLPETKGRTLEEMVKVFEKNDPGQET
- the LOC123200369 gene encoding polyol transporter 5-like codes for the protein MQFNSAGDPEKRCYYRLLPDSETGNEETPPTEASPLVPRNEKRRKCGRKARFNKYALAAAILASTNSILLGYDIGVMSGAVLYIRDNLKITSTQVEILVGSLNLCSLVGSLAAGKTSDCIGRRYTVVLAATAFLIGALLMGFAPSFSFLMAGRLVAGIGVGYSLMIAPVYTAEISPSSTRGFLSSLPEVFITIGILLGYISNYALSSLPENINWRLMLGLAALPSIVVALGVMAMPESPPWLIMKGRFGEAKQVLMKTSNSEEEAEFRLSEMMKTVEPASSSKNWQGQEVWKELLLRPSRPLRRILIAAIGVNFFMQASGNDAVVYYSPEVFRDAGINSRKQLVAVTVIMGIAKASFVLVSAFYSDKFGRRPLLLLGSGGMAISSALLGFGTKYLGRSNGTPEWAIALCVVAVCADVSFFSIGLGPITWVYSSEIFPTRFRAQGSSLVISVNRLVSGIVAMTFLSISREITFGGMFFVLSGILVVGTIFFYFFLPETKGKSLEEIQLLFEDNID